Proteins encoded within one genomic window of Azospirillaceae bacterium:
- a CDS encoding methanogen output domain 1-containing protein, which yields MFLRSLIRELAGTLEGVVGIDEASGYISVVGSVIGEQINNHYRNALAVEGLSRDQVRDVLVDLKRRIQGDFYVVEETEDRIVLGNRACPFAEKVIGRTSMCMMTSNVFGRIAADNLGYGKVELRRTIAAGHPGCTVVVYVKPTEEALAAEGREYVRADEPDGA from the coding sequence GTGTTTCTGCGATCCCTGATCCGCGAGCTCGCCGGGACTTTGGAGGGCGTGGTCGGGATTGACGAAGCCTCGGGCTACATCAGCGTGGTTGGCAGTGTCATTGGCGAGCAGATCAACAACCACTACCGGAACGCGCTCGCCGTGGAGGGCTTGTCCCGCGACCAGGTGCGGGATGTTCTGGTCGACCTGAAGCGCCGGATCCAGGGCGACTTCTACGTCGTCGAGGAGACGGAGGACAGGATCGTGCTCGGCAACAGGGCCTGCCCCTTCGCCGAAAAGGTCATCGGCCGTACGTCCATGTGCATGATGACGTCCAACGTGTTCGGCCGCATCGCGGCGGACAACCTCGGTTATGGCAAGGTGGAGCTGCGCCGCACCATCGCCGCGGGGCACCCGGGGTGCACCGTGGTGGTCTATGTCAAGCCGACCGAGGAGGCCTTGGCGGCGGAGGGGCGCGAGTACGTCCGAGCCGACGAGCCGGACGGCGCGTAA
- a CDS encoding HWE histidine kinase domain-containing protein — protein sequence MTVSPQVVIDLLPEPVLLLSREGVVLHANDAFERATGGRRPVVGHHLQDMVVTPADDVAAFLRRCAGSLQPVPGGLTFAVSGQPPVRMRCDGATVRRDDGGPGPIMLRCIAHRQAVSEFQILTEKVKQLSQEVLRRRQTEKMLRASEERLRLAVDAAEMGTWDFEVRSRKLEISPRLNEFLGLSADTEAGYEDILPAIHPEDRERVDRLIRSALASPGTGSYKFEFRTHGGMGGTERWLSAKGRTMFEGGRAIRFTGAVLDVTERRRSAEHQKLLINELNHRVKNTLATVHSIAAQTLRHSDSLDAFGRAFIDRVMALSQTHNLLTQAKWRGMELRKLLEAELRPYGNIDGHRLSLRGGPVHVGPKAAVALGLSIHELATNAAKYGALATADGRVEVDWRVEPGGPTGARLLLEWRERDGPPVAPPQRRGFGSRLIERGLAYELGGEVRLLFDPEGVRCLVSLSDWMLEQSGE from the coding sequence ATGACCGTTTCGCCCCAAGTCGTCATCGACCTGTTACCCGAACCTGTCCTGCTCTTGAGCCGGGAGGGCGTCGTCCTCCATGCGAACGACGCGTTCGAACGCGCGACCGGCGGGCGCCGGCCGGTGGTTGGGCACCACCTCCAGGACATGGTCGTCACGCCCGCCGACGATGTGGCCGCCTTTCTCCGGCGCTGCGCGGGTTCCCTGCAACCCGTGCCCGGTGGCCTGACGTTCGCGGTGTCCGGTCAGCCGCCGGTTCGTATGCGGTGCGACGGCGCAACGGTCAGACGGGACGATGGCGGACCGGGCCCGATCATGCTGCGGTGCATTGCCCACCGGCAGGCCGTCTCCGAGTTCCAGATCCTGACGGAAAAGGTGAAGCAGCTCAGTCAGGAGGTGCTCCGGCGCAGGCAGACCGAGAAAATGCTGCGGGCCAGCGAGGAAAGGCTGCGCCTGGCGGTCGATGCGGCGGAAATGGGAACCTGGGACTTCGAGGTCCGGTCGCGGAAACTGGAGATCTCGCCCCGCCTGAACGAATTCCTCGGACTTTCCGCCGATACCGAGGCCGGGTACGAGGACATCCTTCCTGCGATCCACCCCGAAGACCGCGAACGGGTCGATCGGTTGATCCGGTCCGCACTCGCATCGCCCGGAACGGGTTCGTACAAATTCGAATTCCGCACGCACGGCGGCATGGGCGGCACGGAAAGATGGCTTTCCGCCAAGGGCCGGACGATGTTCGAGGGTGGGCGCGCCATCCGGTTCACCGGTGCCGTGCTCGATGTGACGGAGCGCCGAAGGTCGGCGGAACACCAGAAGCTCCTGATCAACGAGCTCAACCACCGGGTCAAGAACACGCTTGCGACGGTGCACTCCATCGCGGCGCAGACCCTGCGCCACTCCGATTCGCTCGATGCGTTCGGCCGTGCCTTCATCGACCGCGTCATGGCCCTGTCGCAGACCCATAATCTGCTGACCCAGGCCAAATGGCGGGGAATGGAGCTCCGCAAGTTGCTGGAAGCCGAACTCCGCCCCTACGGGAACATCGACGGGCACCGCCTCTCCCTGCGCGGCGGCCCGGTTCATGTCGGCCCGAAGGCGGCAGTCGCCCTCGGCCTGTCCATCCACGAGCTGGCGACCAACGCCGCCAAGTACGGCGCGCTTGCCACCGCGGACGGTCGGGTGGAGGTGGATTGGCGGGTGGAACCGGGGGGCCCCACCGGCGCCCGCCTGCTGCTGGAATGGCGGGAGCGGGACGGGCCGCCGGTTGCACCACCGCAACGCAGGGGCTTCGGCTCGCGTTTGATCGAGCGCGGACTGGCGTACGAGCTGGGCGGGGAAGTGCGGTTGCTGTTCGACCCCGAAGGGGTGCGATGCCTGGTGTCGCTCTCGGACTGGATGCTGGAGCAGAGTGGGGAATGA
- a CDS encoding response regulator, with amino-acid sequence MMDVEPRQVLAGRRILVVEDEALVAMLIEHALLALGCEVVGPVASTKEAISLIQAGRVDAATLDINLSREEVYPVAEVLEARGIKFILITGYDEENVLRRYGRWPLMQKPFTDERLAALLACVVSEPRGSA; translated from the coding sequence ATGATGGACGTTGAGCCACGCCAGGTGCTGGCAGGCCGCCGCATCCTGGTGGTCGAAGACGAGGCGCTGGTGGCCATGCTGATCGAACACGCGCTTCTCGCCCTGGGCTGCGAGGTGGTGGGGCCGGTGGCGAGCACGAAGGAAGCGATCAGCCTGATCCAAGCCGGCCGGGTGGATGCCGCCACGCTCGACATCAATCTTTCCCGCGAGGAGGTCTATCCCGTCGCCGAGGTCCTGGAAGCCCGGGGAATCAAGTTCATACTCATCACGGGATACGACGAGGAGAACGTCCTGCGACGCTACGGCCGGTGGCCGTTGATGCAGAAGCCGTTCACCGACGAGCGCCTCGCCGCACTTCTCGCCTGCGTCGTTTCCGAACCCCGCGGCTCCGCTTAG
- a CDS encoding PAS domain S-box protein: protein MILNSGFPSFLAWGPQLISFYNDAYRPFLGSKPEGIGRPLPEVWAEIWDEIGPITARGMAGHASFHENEPLLVPNDSAGKQIWRTFSCSPVRNEDGTVGGVLCTILETTPTVLAERRLRFLVELGDTLRAAEGPVAITQAAAAALGRYLGANRTGYGEFDPSGEVVSVKRDWTDGTVASLAGETRTIMAFGPALVSELRAGRTLVVEDCHTDPRTSDPSHQAVWDRTGVRAAIVVPLIHGGRLSAALYTHSSLPRTWTAAEVALAEDVAMRTWAAYAQARAEADLRESEARMELAVSASGGGIWDWDLLTNRFTCSPRAKAIYGFAPDQEVTYKGIRRVIHPEDLPLVAAAARRALDPAIRAQPIFEYRIVRPDGAVRHVVAHGKVVFALVDGQERAVRYAGSLQDITERWWLQQERVANEARLRLALGAGRMAAWEADMETGALVGTPELKRLLGFADHENPTVYDVMNRYYPGERERLQAVGKAARERGEQFAEAEFRYVRPDGSLRWMLLRNQAVLDPEGRMLRAVGVLMDITERKRIEEVLREQERRQAFLLELGDNLRKLTEPAAIMGAAAEALGRHLGASRVGYCEVEPGQVHFTVPRDWTDGTVVNLTGRFRMDDFSPLLAAEMMHGRTAAQDDVATHPLTAGAKDSFAAIQIRSNLAVPLIKGGILTAMMFVNYRDTHAWTTDEISLVEDVAERTWSAVERARAESLLKESEARFRGVFESDLMGFSILDTRTGETLAINDSLLRMTGYTRADFEAGRGDRRAFTPEEYRAIDEAAIALARSRGWWDPYEKEYLRPDGTRLPVRVSSAPLPGEPGRVVVSVQDITQERAALAALRESEERFRTIADSAPALIWMTDTEAQVTFANTHHERKFDLPPEAILRNGWRQVVHADDVEAFSALFANAIRTRKPFVSEIRVWDKKGRLRWLSCQGVPRFDGAGTYLGHTGTNVDITEARIARDELERLIEERTAELAAANRQLVGQIEEREKVEATLRKMQRLEAVGQLTSGVAHDFNNLLTVVLGNIGFVERAVAKAGVDDKILDRLGYMRTAAERGATLTAQLLAFSRRQRLEAKPVDLNETVAGMRDLLQSSMGGSVQLQTVLEPGLWPALVDPTQIELVILNLAINARDAMEVGGSLTVETENVTLGEPIRPEEPPPGDYVMVSVADTGTGMTDEVLAKAFEPFFTTKPVGKGSGLGLAQVYGFAKQSGGGVRIETRLGAGTTVKVFLPRAAQPNAVARETETFDSGDRIEGPPRRVLLVDDDNAVREVTAIMLQDLGCEVVEAGSGGAALDIIERDPQPFDLMVVDFAMPGMNGAEVAREVAVRRPGLPVLFVTGYADLTALGDVAEDRIVQKPFRGDVLTAKVRRLLGVAERMIDAVPLSR from the coding sequence ATGATTCTCAATTCCGGGTTCCCCAGCTTCCTGGCATGGGGGCCGCAACTCATCAGCTTCTACAATGACGCCTACCGGCCGTTCCTGGGCAGCAAACCCGAAGGGATCGGGCGTCCCCTGCCCGAGGTATGGGCGGAAATCTGGGACGAGATCGGCCCGATCACGGCCCGGGGGATGGCCGGGCATGCGAGCTTCCACGAGAACGAACCCCTGCTCGTGCCGAACGACTCGGCCGGCAAGCAGATCTGGCGGACCTTCTCGTGTTCGCCGGTGCGCAACGAGGACGGCACGGTGGGCGGCGTGCTCTGCACCATCCTTGAGACGACGCCGACCGTTCTTGCGGAACGACGCCTCCGCTTCCTGGTGGAACTGGGGGACACATTGCGTGCGGCCGAAGGTCCGGTCGCCATCACCCAGGCGGCGGCGGCGGCTCTAGGCCGTTACCTGGGCGCGAACCGGACCGGCTACGGTGAATTCGATCCGTCCGGCGAGGTGGTTTCGGTCAAACGCGATTGGACCGACGGGACCGTGGCCTCGCTTGCGGGCGAGACGCGCACGATCATGGCATTCGGACCGGCCCTGGTCTCCGAGCTGCGCGCCGGACGCACCCTGGTGGTCGAGGACTGCCATACCGACCCGCGGACCTCCGATCCGAGTCATCAGGCCGTATGGGACCGCACCGGCGTGCGGGCCGCCATTGTCGTCCCATTGATCCATGGCGGGCGGCTGAGTGCCGCCCTCTACACCCATTCCTCCCTGCCACGGACATGGACTGCGGCCGAAGTGGCGCTTGCCGAGGATGTGGCGATGCGCACCTGGGCCGCTTATGCCCAGGCCCGGGCCGAGGCCGACCTGCGCGAGAGCGAGGCGCGCATGGAGCTCGCCGTGTCCGCGTCCGGAGGCGGCATCTGGGACTGGGATCTGCTGACCAACCGCTTCACCTGTTCGCCCCGGGCCAAGGCGATCTACGGCTTCGCCCCGGACCAGGAGGTGACCTACAAGGGTATCCGCAGGGTCATCCACCCGGAAGATCTCCCGCTTGTGGCTGCCGCGGCCCGGCGTGCCCTGGACCCCGCCATCCGGGCCCAGCCCATCTTCGAGTACAGGATCGTGCGGCCGGACGGGGCCGTGCGCCATGTGGTCGCGCACGGCAAGGTGGTTTTCGCCCTGGTCGACGGCCAGGAACGCGCGGTCCGGTACGCCGGCAGCTTGCAGGACATCACCGAGCGCTGGTGGTTGCAGCAGGAGCGGGTCGCCAACGAGGCGCGCCTGCGGCTTGCGCTCGGCGCCGGCCGGATGGCGGCCTGGGAAGCCGACATGGAGACGGGCGCGCTGGTCGGCACGCCGGAACTCAAGCGGCTGCTCGGCTTCGCCGACCACGAGAATCCGACCGTTTACGACGTGATGAACCGCTATTACCCCGGCGAACGGGAGCGGCTCCAGGCGGTCGGCAAGGCGGCCCGGGAGCGGGGCGAACAGTTCGCGGAGGCCGAGTTCCGATACGTCCGGCCCGACGGCTCGCTTCGTTGGATGCTGCTGCGGAACCAAGCGGTTCTGGACCCGGAAGGACGGATGTTAAGGGCGGTCGGTGTCCTGATGGACATCACCGAGCGCAAACGGATCGAGGAGGTTCTGCGCGAGCAGGAGCGCCGGCAGGCGTTCCTGCTGGAACTCGGCGACAACCTGCGCAAGCTGACCGAACCCGCGGCAATCATGGGGGCCGCGGCCGAAGCGCTGGGCCGGCATCTCGGGGCCTCGCGGGTCGGCTACTGCGAAGTGGAGCCCGGCCAGGTCCACTTCACGGTTCCGAGGGATTGGACCGACGGCACGGTGGTCAACCTGACCGGCCGCTTCCGCATGGACGACTTCAGCCCCTTGCTGGCCGCGGAGATGATGCACGGCCGAACCGCGGCCCAGGACGACGTCGCGACCCACCCGCTGACGGCCGGCGCCAAGGATTCGTTCGCCGCCATCCAGATCCGGTCGAATCTTGCCGTCCCGCTGATCAAGGGCGGCATCCTGACCGCGATGATGTTCGTGAACTATCGCGACACCCATGCCTGGACCACCGACGAAATCTCGCTGGTCGAGGATGTGGCCGAGCGCACATGGTCGGCCGTGGAGCGCGCGCGGGCCGAATCGCTGCTGAAGGAAAGCGAGGCCCGATTCCGCGGCGTGTTCGAATCCGACCTGATGGGCTTCAGCATCCTCGACACGCGCACGGGCGAGACGCTTGCCATCAATGACAGCCTCCTCCGGATGACAGGCTACACCCGCGCCGACTTCGAAGCGGGACGGGGCGACCGGCGGGCGTTCACGCCCGAGGAATACCGGGCCATCGACGAGGCTGCGATCGCCCTGGCACGCAGCCGCGGCTGGTGGGATCCCTACGAAAAGGAATATCTCCGGCCGGACGGCACCCGCCTGCCGGTCCGTGTCTCGTCCGCCCCCCTGCCCGGCGAACCCGGCCGCGTGGTGGTTTCGGTCCAGGACATAACCCAGGAGCGGGCCGCGCTCGCGGCGCTGCGGGAGTCGGAGGAGCGTTTCCGCACCATCGCGGACTCCGCCCCCGCGCTCATCTGGATGACCGACACCGAGGCGCAGGTCACCTTCGCCAACACCCACCATGAGCGGAAATTCGATCTTCCGCCCGAAGCGATCCTGCGGAACGGTTGGCGCCAGGTGGTCCATGCCGACGACGTGGAGGCGTTCTCGGCCCTGTTCGCCAACGCCATCCGAACGCGAAAGCCGTTCGTCTCGGAAATCCGCGTCTGGGACAAGAAGGGACGCCTGCGCTGGTTGAGCTGCCAGGGCGTGCCCCGCTTTGACGGTGCGGGCACCTACCTCGGCCATACGGGTACCAATGTCGACATAACCGAGGCCAGGATCGCCCGCGACGAGCTCGAGCGGCTGATCGAGGAGCGCACCGCCGAACTCGCCGCCGCCAATCGGCAGCTCGTGGGGCAAATCGAGGAGCGGGAGAAAGTCGAGGCCACCTTGCGCAAGATGCAGCGGCTGGAAGCGGTGGGCCAGCTGACATCCGGCGTCGCGCACGACTTCAACAACCTGCTCACCGTGGTGCTCGGCAATATCGGCTTCGTCGAGCGCGCCGTCGCCAAGGCGGGCGTGGACGACAAGATCCTCGACCGTCTCGGCTACATGCGAACCGCCGCCGAGCGCGGGGCCACCCTGACCGCACAGCTCCTCGCCTTCTCCCGCCGCCAGCGGTTGGAGGCGAAACCGGTCGACCTCAACGAAACCGTCGCCGGAATGCGCGATCTGCTCCAAAGTTCGATGGGCGGATCGGTGCAGTTGCAGACCGTCCTGGAGCCGGGGCTCTGGCCTGCGCTGGTCGACCCGACCCAGATCGAACTCGTGATCCTGAACCTCGCCATCAATGCGCGCGATGCCATGGAGGTGGGCGGCTCACTGACGGTGGAGACGGAAAACGTCACCCTGGGCGAGCCCATCCGGCCCGAAGAGCCGCCGCCGGGCGATTATGTGATGGTGTCGGTTGCCGACACCGGCACCGGCATGACGGACGAGGTTCTGGCCAAGGCCTTCGAACCGTTCTTCACCACCAAACCGGTGGGCAAGGGCTCGGGCCTGGGCCTGGCCCAGGTCTACGGCTTCGCCAAACAGTCGGGCGGCGGTGTGCGGATCGAGACCCGCCTCGGCGCGGGCACCACGGTAAAGGTGTTCCTGCCGCGCGCGGCCCAGCCGAACGCGGTCGCGCGCGAGACGGAGACCTTCGATTCCGGCGACCGCATTGAGGGGCCTCCGCGCCGCGTGCTGCTCGTCGACGACGACAACGCCGTGCGGGAGGTGACCGCGATCATGCTGCAGGACCTCGGCTGCGAAGTGGTGGAAGCCGGGAGCGGCGGAGCTGCGCTGGACATCATCGAACGGGACCCGCAGCCCTTCGATTTGATGGTCGTCGACTTCGCGATGCCCGGCATGAACGGGGCGGAGGTGGCCCGCGAGGTTGCCGTGCGCCGGCCGGGCCTGCCGGTTCTGTTCGTCACCGGGTACGCCGACCTGACCGCATTGGGCGACGTCGCAGAGGACCGCATCGTGCAAAAGCCCTTCCGCGGGGACGTGCTGACGGCGAAGGTGCGCCGCCTTCTCGGCGTTGCGGAACGGATGATCGATGCCGTTCCGCTTTCACGCTGA